The following is a genomic window from Halichoerus grypus chromosome 5, mHalGry1.hap1.1, whole genome shotgun sequence.
AATGTCCTCACTTCATCATCTTGgccttttcttgctgcttctaGCAACCTCTTCCCCAAGTCCACCAAAGACATCTTTATGCATAGGAACAAATATTTTCAGGAAGCTATAACTCAAACACAAGGAAAGCTGcctataaaatgtttttagaagaCCTCTTGTACTTAAATATATGTAAGATACTTCTCAAGCTGACAATCCAGTAGGGCACTTCCTTTCTACCTCATCTAACACAATCAGATGTTTGGGAAAGTTTCAGGCCCTAAACAATAGTTCCTTAATGttcaattttcagaaaaatactttggaaatCTGTGCAACCCATTACCACCTCTCTAACTTAAGGAATCAATAAAACAGCATTTCATTCCTTTGAAACAACTATGGGTAGAAATGTTATCTCACACAAAAGAATGATGAACAAACACCAAGGCTATTCAGACTCAGGTATATGgcagacactttttaaaaaatgaacaaagtgagcctgtcacttcaaggaaaacaactgacagtgTTTACTGacaattattaattataatttgagctttcaagcaaaattagaattttgggaaACTTAAATCCACAACTATGGGTTGATAGCTTACTACAGACTTTTCTGATGAAATTAATGGTAATACTAATGAATGTGATTTTCTAACATTGTATAATAAAATGCATCAACATTTGGGTGGCCTGCATAATTTGCTTAaccagtatttttcaaatgacCAATGCATGTTATAAAATCATGTATAGGTAAAAGCAATCAAAGTGAAAGATCAGTGCATTTTAAGGTAACAGTATAATAACTTCATTGATACGGTTTCAGATTCCTCACTGCAactaacttttaagaaactgccacttTGTCCAGTGTTTGTGTAGTAGCATCAAAGAAGAACacccacagggcgcctgggtggctcagtcgttaagcatctgccttcggctcaggtcatgatcccagggtcctgggatcgagtcccacatcgggctccctgctccacgggaagcctgttctccctctcccactccccctgcttgtgttccctctcttgctgtctctctctctgtcaaataaaaaacaaaaaaacaaaaaaaccacccacAATTACCTGAAAAAGCTATTAAAGCACCACCCCCCCTTTCTCCAAGTACATACTGCAACAGATTAAATGCAATAGTAAATATGAGAATGCAGCTGTTTTCTATTAAGCCAGAagttaaagagatttgcaaaaataaaaaacaatgccATTCCTCTCATTATTTAACTTGGaagatatatttttcataaaaatgtgtttgaggaatgccttggtggcttagtcggttaagtgtctgcctttggctcaggtcatgatcccagggtcctgtgatcgagccccgcgtcaggctctctgctcagcaggaagcctgcttccccctctgcctgccgctccacctgcttgtgcttctctctctccctctctctgtcaaataaataaataaaatctttttaaaaatatttttaaaattaattaattaaaaatgtgttatttatgtaCAGGATTTAcaattgtattttaattaatgagcatttaaaaattaatttctaaaacagggcgcctgggtggctcagttggttaagcgactgccttcggctcaggtcatgatcctggagtccctggatcgagtcccacatcgggctccctgctcggcagggagtctgcttctccctctgaccctcccccctctcatgtgttctctctcattctctctctctcaaataaataaataaaatctttaaaaaaaaaaaaaaaaaaaaaaaatttaatttctaaaacagtAAATCCCAATAGATATAACACACTggagtcctcaataatttttaagaatataaatgagttctcggggcacctgagtggctcagtcattaggcgtctgccttcggctcgggtcatgatcccggggtcctgggatcgagccctgcatcaggctccctgctcggcggggagcctgtttctccctctccctctgcccctgcttgtgttccctctcttgttgtgtctctctctgtcaaataaataaataagatctttaaaaaaaaaaaaaaaaaagaatataaatgagtTCTGAAACCAGAAAATCTGAGAATCATTGGCTTAGGCAAATCATTCAGCCACTATGTGATTTAATTTTCCAATCTAGATCACAGAGCATTGTCCTCAAACATGGGTGTTCAGGAGACCACCAGGGAGTTTGTTCAAAATGAGTATACCCAGGCTCCAGTCCAGACCTCTGAATAAATATGTTCAAGAGGAGAGGATGAACTTAACAGTATGAACCTCTATAATTTCAGTTTTCACAACTCAAGAAaatgctagagaaaaaaaatgatagcaaaGCCTTATTCAGAAAACTGACACTTTGCATTTCTCCATAATTATCTTCCTTTTAGaatatcaaatttaattttcaatttaattttcttattgctAGCAGTTAAAAACAAGAGCAAATTTTTAGATGGTTCATTAGTCATAAATGACTCCCTCACATTTTCTCAAATTACACTATATATAAAAGGTATATCACCAAGTCTTAAACACTTCCATAATAACTGATCACAAAGGGAAAGAATTCCCTACACAGGGATGTTCAGAAATGCTGGCAAAAAGCAGAAGTATCCTAATAGTGAAATTTCAACTACTCTCTAccataaaaaaatattcagttgaAGGTTGAGGTATCTGCGTAAGGAGAAATCTGGTTTGCTTCACATTCTGGGGAAGCTGATACATCTAGAAAACAGATCctttaaataagttaattttaTCCCACTGCAACTGTTGTCTTCAGCATCTGAACTCTTGCTCAGTATTTCTGAGGTCAATTTTTTTCACCATAGTCTGCCTTCAAACACACATTAATTGTAtcacttttcttttatttttaaaaatttatttattttagagagagcacgagtgcacgagcaggggagggaaggggtagagagagggagagagaagaatcttaatcaggctttGTGTTCAGTGCAGAGATTGAGGctggctcaatctcacaaccctgagatcatgacttaagccaaaatcaagagctggatgcttaacgaactgagccacccaggaaccctgcttttctttttctttttttttaagattttatttatttatttgagagagagagagagccagtgtgGGGTGCGGCAGGGGAAGAGGGATGagtagactctgcgctgagtgcagagcctgacactgggcttgatcccacgaccccaagatcatgacctgagacaaaaatCAAGGGTctgacgctcaacccactgagccacccaggcgcccccacttttCTTTAATCAGATTTGTGAGCCCATGTATCAGTACCATTAAGTGGCAACTGACCCAGATTTGTCATCCCATTCTTTAAATAGGCCATGAaaagtcttctttctttctttcttttttttaagatcctattcatttatttgacagagagagacacagcgagagagggaacacaagcagggggagtgggagagggagaagcaggcttcccgcggagcagggagcccgatgaggggcttgatcccaggaccccaggatcatgacctgagcccaaggcagacgcccaacgactgagccacccagacgccccggaAAGTCTTATTTCTTACTATACAAAGATACAGTTAAACTTTAGGATTAGAATGTAAGTAGCGTGTTATATTTATCACCTGATATAAAAAAGGTCTCCTAGAAATGTGTTGAAGGttcttttctccccatcctccacTCTTCTGAGTTAACCTGAAGCATCTCTCCGaagtagaagtaaaatgtatttttaatataacagCATTTGGGGGGGATTATGTGCCATTCTCCCATATCCTACTTAAACGCTGACAACATCCACCGGACGAGATGTAGCCAAGAGTCAAGAGGCACTTTCAAGCTCCCTGATTATTAAAAACACAGGGAAAACATTCTTCCTTACTGGATGTACCTCTACTTTCTCTATATAtgaagtgaaaaaacaaaatctgatctAACTTGTCTCTTAGGATTTTGGAGATGGATAAAGTAACAAAGCACCCACTCCCCAAACAAACATACAAGAACTCTGAATAAGTGTGTTTTAATAACTGATGAAGGGCTTGAGCTCTTGACAACAAAGTACTCTATTATCACAGAGTAATTACATTTGTTGATATAAGAATTTGGGTGGGGCAGTTCTGTTTCACTGTTTCAAAGAGTGTATGAACATAGATGCTTAAGAACATCTCTATGGGACTGGGTGGGTCAAATGGCACGATGAAAATATGGTCCCAGACGGCCAAAAATGTTAAATTGTTGGAGGTAAGCCACAGAATGTCCTTTTCTACAGAtgtttaagagagaaagaagtacTTCTGGGAAGAGAGACAAGAACGGGATAATCTCTGCTGGCTCAAGGAAATCTGTGAGAACAGGTGAAAGCTAACAAGGAGAAATGGAATTGAAGAGTCCATGTctgacagcctttttttttttctttttctattgcaCACGTCTCCACCGTGCCGCCAGCTGTACAAACAACTGTGCAACAACTGGGGGCGGAGCCCTTACTGCTCTTGCTCCGATTACTGAGCTCACTCAAAATCTTTAGGCTATTACTGAGGTCAGAGAATTGAGAGTCCCCGTTTTCTCCTCCATCACAAATCCTCCAGTTCCAAACAGCAACGTTGTCTTTCTGGAAGAAGAGTCAATGGGGACAATGGGACAAGGAGCCAAGGCCTCAGCCCAGGGAGGCAGCCCCCGGCCGGGCTCCGGGCTGCCCCCTGGCGGTCACCTCCGTGGCCCTCGCTTCCCTGGGtccagctccccagccccaggtctTACACCCACCCCCTTCTTCACCTCccagtcccctccccttcctcccggCAGCATCCCCTTCCTCTTCATCCCCCTCCCCGAGCTGCCCCCGCCGGTGGAGGGGCGCCGCTCCGTCTGCACCCAGAAgtccggggctgggctgggatgCGGTACAACTTCTCACGGCAGTCTCCCTTCCAGCCCCGACGCCCCCCAGAGTCCACACATCTTCTTCCCTCTCACCTCCTCGTCCGGGACGCTGCCGGCCGCGCTTTCACCGAGCCCGCCAGTTTGGTTCCGTTTCTTTCTCTAGTTAAGACTCCCTGTCACTGACGGTTACTTTTTGGCTTTTTCATATATGCATATTTTGGGGGCCTTTAACCCCCCCTCGTGGAGAAATGGAGGCAACAAAATGGCGGACCCGGAAGTGAAGACTCAGCTAATACACTTTTTGGCGGAGGGATCTATAAggagaaaatgatcagaaaacCCACATTTACATTCGAACAGAAGAGCGATGCACCTCCGaagctcattttctttccatcGAAGGCTTTTTGTGGTGGAAAAGGGTGTATCCAAGATAAACCAGACGGGACTATTTTACGAGGCGGAGGATTGTTGATTACGCGTCTTACGTGTCCTATAGTTCCGGTAGGGGACGGACCCGACACCTTCGGCGCCAAGAACTTAGGGGACGTGTCGAGGAGAAACTGGAGTCGGCGTGGGTCCTGCGCCGTTTTGGTAGCTTGTCTGGGGGCCGGCTTTAAGGTTGACGGGAAAACCTTGTTTCCCCGTCTCTACCTCGGGTGAAACTGTTGGGACATCTCCGGCTTTGCGCTCGAATTAAACTCTGGTGCCCTGACGGTTGTATTTCCAATTTACAGCATGAATGTAAGGACCCCGGAACCGTGGACCAGATAATGGATTCATTTCTTTGTAGAGGCTTGAAAGGGGATACAGCATGAGTTTGCAAATCCACTTACACATTTTACATACCAAACAATTGATTGCCATCTTCATTCATCCGTGGCCACTAACTAAGGGCCGCGAGAAATCGGGAAAGAAGCCCTTCAAAAATAAGTGAACATTGGAAAGGACACGTCATGGCTCCACTCTTTATTAAGATTTTGGCTTTTGTCGTTTATGGTGGGCCTTTCAAAGCCTAAGGTTTTCGCGTCTACCTTCTTTTCTGAACTTGCTAGTGTCATCTTTAAAGTATTTACGGCATACTGCCCATGTTCGATCCATTTTGATATTTACGGCTTCCCTTTTTGAGAGTCAGAATCTTGTTTCATTCCTGTTTACATCCTCTATTTGTAAGTTCAAatagttggggttttttgttttttgttttaaagattttatttatttatttgagacagagagaatgagagagggagagcacatgagaggggggagggtcagagggagaagcagactccttgctgagcagggagcctgatgcgggactcgatccagggactccaggatcatgacctgagccgaaggcagtcgcttaaccaactgagccacccaggcgcccggttttttgttttttaatgagacGAGTTGTAAATAAGCAGATAAACATATTTGGGTGAATTAGTTTCTTAGGCACCTAGACTAAGATAATGAAGAGCATATTTGGTAACACAGGTGTCTTCTGAGGCATCTAGAATTATTACCTTGGTATTTTGGTAGCTAGTGGGcaagtagaaaagtggttgcagCTTTCTTCTTAGCGGAAGGGGAAAGCAAGGCTAATTTCAGAGATCTATACTACTTCTctttgaagagagagaaaactagaatccagtcctgggattgaatgtCTTTATTAAAGAAATGAGTAAATGGCAGCACAAATCAGCAATAATTTTGGAAGGAATGGGGGGACAAGGTGTAGGGTTATAATGTGATTATTTCATGGTCTCAAGGTAGCTGAAGAACTGTGCCTGAGGCCCGCTGATGAGTATTATACATTGCAGATGAAGGGCAAGACTAAAACACTAAAGGCCAAACCCTATGCCTTTTAGAAACAGAATCAAAACCTTACAAATTATCATAGTATTCAGTAAGATTGCATCTTAAGAGTTGAAATTGGAGTCATTTTCCTCAGAGTTTTCAGTTAGGAGCAAAGTTATAAAGTGAGTAGGCTTGAAGGAGGAACACCCTTTTGAGAATGTGGTTATTTCTGAAATGAGTCAATGCTTtcccttattttaattttccatgatgtattatttcctcttgttttatacttttaactACCCCCAATTTCTCTGAGAAAAAGTGTATTACAAGGAGCAGGATCAAATAGCAAGAGACTTATCACCTTAGCCTTTTAGAAATCCTACTGTCTTGTAGCAGATAATCTCAAATTAAAACTTAGAAGGTTTTCATCAACTCTGGAAGAAAGATTTGTGTTTACTGATACAGAGCAGGAAATTAGGTTTGAGCAATCTCTAATGCTgattaaaatgaagtaaaaaatcgGTCCTCCATTTTGTACCACTGTACTACTCTCTGGTGCCCCCACCAGGCCTGTTATCTGGAATTAGTAtctggggaggggaaagaaggaatcCCTGTGATCCAATACTCCATCGCTTGAACCCTTTTCTTTGTGGCTTAAGGGCTTTTGAGAGAAACTGAtaagatagagagatagataaataaatagatagataaataaatagataaataaataaataaatacaacacaACTCTGGCAGATTCATCAGCACCACCTCAACACAATAGAGGGGAGGGAGcaagattaataggagaaaagggTGGAAAGGAAGGGGCTTGAAAGGGAAGACGGTGAGGGCAaggtggtgggagagagaagtCTTGGGCTTAAAGCAAGTCCAATTCAAAGGAGTGGATACTAGCAATGGGAGCTCTCCAGAAGTTGAAGGTGCTGTATTCAAGGAGGGCATCGCCTTCGGAGTTTTTCTCCTGTTCTCCAGTTGCTTGCCCGGTCATTTTGCCAGCGCTGCTGTCTTTGATCTTGTAGATGGATGTATCTGACAGACCCAGGCCTTCCAGCTCCGACAGATCCAGTTCTGGAATGGGCATCCTCCAGAAAAGAAAGGAGCTGTACTGGCTACTCACGGGGTCCCTCATAACTTCCTAGAAAGAAACCACTTGTTAGTCTTCATGCTACAGCAACCTCTTCATGGCCCATGGCCTTTCCTTACTTAAAAACTTTACATCCCCATTTGCCTCTGTACATGATCCAAGTTCCCTAGAACAAGCTTTGGGACCTCTTCCTTTATGATGGTTTTCTACCATTTCCTAACTTCTCCCCATCTTGAAATGACTTAATTCACTGCCTACTCCTTCACGTCAATCTTGGGTCTGGTTTTCAAGGCTTTCTAGAATTTGGCCCCAACCTTCCTAGCAGTAGCACATTCTCTGCTAGTTATGCTCATTCCTCTCTTGCTTACCTTTCTCTActctctgcttttttcttctactctccatcttttttttttttttttttttttttacttactagatcaccagtttattataaaagactgtaactcaggaacagcagatggaagagatgcacaagGCCAGGGATATAGGGAAagggtgcagagcttccatgccctctccaggtaTACCGCTCTCCCCACATCTCCACGTGTTTTCACCAACCTGAAAGCTCCTCTCTACTCTCCATCTTAAAATAACTACCTAAGTTTCAAGACTACTGGAGGAGTCCCTAGAAGTATTCAAGTCCTTAGAGGAATCTTTCCCCTGAATCCTTATTATGTTAGTAAATCCTCAACTTCTTCTTGACTTTGGCTTAATAGGTACCTCTATAAAGGGCTTCCATGacatttctgctttctgttttcctacCTGCCTTCTAAACCCTACTATAAACTCACCTTTCCAGGAGGTCTTCCTTAAACTTACTCAGCTCCCTCTACCCTGTATCTTCCAGCATCTCTGCCAAAACCCTGTAGAGTTTTACCTATTATCAGTTTGGGGCTACAGATCACTGTTATGTGTCTTGTATAGGGACAGTTTCTCTCCTGCAAGAAACAGTTTCTCTAAAGGTAAAAACCAGTCTACTTTATACCTTCTTCATAGGTGCTGGGCTTTGCACACAAAAGACATTCGAAACTGTAATTTTCTCTCACTATTTAATACAATCCATAACTTGCCACCCCCCATCTATTAGCCCATAGGTAAGTCTTAACAGCCTATATTTCTCTCTAGCCTACCTCTCCttcaaaacaaaacccaggtGCTAAAAGAATTTTCCTGTGCTATAACAAGACCTTTTTTCCTTAATCCCAATGCTAGATTATACCTGAGAGCAAATGGATTGGAAATTCCAGGTAAGGAGAATAACAGCTTAGACTGGAAGGAGAAAGTCCCTTGTCAGGATTAGATACTGTTCCATGCTTTAACGAGTGCTCCTAACACCTTTCCTGCTCATCCCACCCACATCCTGATATATGACTATTATACCTCCTGCACCCTGCTGGTTACTAGCCAAGGGAAGGGGCCAAAGCATTAGTTGAAATGTTcccaaagaagcagaaagaacattCCATTGCCTCCAAAAATAAAACCCCCATTTTAAAAGGCCTTCCTCCCAGCACACTCCATTGGCTCCTACCAGACCTTGAGGGTCCTAAATAGTGGCCTTAAATAGGTTCCTAACTGCCTCCATAAAATGTGTTAGGCAAACATGATAACCACTACACTATAGAAATTCTATAACCCCAGGTAATGTGAACCATCTCAACTAAGGCTGAAAAACAAAGTCTTAATCTAGAGCACAGTTATGTGTGAGTGTAGGGGCTTAGAACAAGTGGGTAGCCTAGGatgtttttaatgttaaaagCCAATTGTCAGTTGCTCTTTCTCTTCTGAGGTTCAGACTCCAAAATAAACCCTGGGAACTGAGCATTACTCAGCAGAGAAGCTGCTTAGAAGGAGGGTTATGTGGGGACTGGAACAGGGTGGGGGAGCATGTTAGAAAGGTGAGGTCATCATCCTATGATATTCAGCTCTGATCATCTCCACAGTAATTTGCAGAGACGTGTACAGAAAGAGAGGTACAAAAAAATGGTTGTACCTCTCAGCCTACCAACTCCAGCTTCAGTCTGGGACTACAGAGATCCCAAGATGCAAACCTCAGGAATCATCAGTGTTACTGACTACTGACTAACCACAGGGAttttttttgtcctgttttttctgattttgtttctttccttcctccccccaccccgctcccccccacccccccgccaagaTTACCAGTTATTTGCCTACCTTGCTGGCTTCTTTTATATCCCCTCCCTTACCAGTCCCCTCCAGAGCAAGCTTAGTATAATGCTGGGCACAtaatatgtactttaaaaaatagaatcatgGGGGGAAAAAGCCCATAGGATTTTAAAACTAGGAaacatgtggggcgcctgggtggctcagtcgttaggtgtctgccttcggctcaggtcgtgatcccagggtcctggggtcgagccccgcatcgggctccctgctcagcgggaagcctgcttctccctctcccactccccctgcttgtgttccctctctcactgtgtctctctctgtcaaataaataaataaaatctttaaaaaaaaaaaaaaaaaactaggaaacatgttcggggtgcctggctggctcagctggtgaactgtgcaactcttgatcttggggttgtgagtttgagccccatgttggatgcagagattactttaaaaatgaataaatacattctgTGCTATAACATAGTGtatatttagaaagaaggaaagaaagagaaagaaaagaaagaaaagaaaaaagaaaagatgttagaAATTATCTAGTGACTTCTGAAGCCTTCTAGCCAGTTGGATCCAGGTCTCATTCTCAATCTGGTCTTTTTTTGATGTGCTGCACATAGATAGTTGTCCACAGTTTTATATAATCCTATACCAATATTCTCAAAACTTGCTCCTGAAGAACAGATATTCAATGGATTAGGTGTTGATTATTCCTGTGACTCTGATCTGAATGATGAAAATGCAAAAGGTAGTAGAGAGCAAGCTAGAATCTGAGGGAAAAAGCTCTTTGACAAACTGAGTCCTTTTCTTAAAACCagagtatatataaaaattgtcCAAACAATCCCTGAGTGTCTGGCAGTGTGTCTTGCAATTaaaaatgctaaaggaaattttgtgaaatattaaCTCACAAGGCCTAAAATTTCTGGCTATGCCATTGACTCAGAGACATGTACATAAAGTACCAAATGCATTCTAGAAAGACACTCACACAAGCATGTATGGCATTTAAAATCAAGTCAAGAACACTGACTACACAGAAAATTGAAACTAAAATACCAtctacattacattacattacattcaTTAGTAATGAAATTTTGGTATTTAATATAGTACAAATTTAATTCCCAAATCTCCAAATTTTGCAAGAGGTCCCTTTTCCAGCAagctttctcttcccctccccaaatGTTCTCCACCCATACCTCATCTTTCTTTACATTCCTTAAAGGGCTTGGACCACAACATAcgctcaataaatacttctaacggtccttcattttaaattatcCAGATGTTTTAGGCAAAGGTAATTTCTAAATATCACCATCTATTCTTAGAGATACATGATTAGCAAATACATGGTATAAAAAGACACACTCTCTCTGAgccacacagacacacccaaatACCCTTTGTCTAGACCCTCTGTGGGAATCCAAGGCCTGCCCAACAGGGCCTTGCTGTGTCATGCTGCcaccttggggggtggggtggggaggaggacaaGGGATGGTGGTTGGAGGGGATGGAAGCTCTCTGGTATCTCATTATATTTGCCTCATTCTGGTCTTGGATTTTCCTGTTAGCCAATACCTCCCCCCATCTATTCCCACTGAGCTGCAAATAAGCATTCCTTTTCCAGAATCTGCCACCATATGTAGCTTTTGTGCGCTGTACTGATTTCAATATGGGATCAGGCAATTCTCCAACATAGAGGCCTCCGCCTTCCTACTTCAAGCGGCC
Proteins encoded in this region:
- the MLLT11 gene encoding protein AF1q, translated to MRDPVSSQYSSFLFWRMPIPELDLSELEGLGLSDTSIYKIKDSSAGKMTGQATGEQEKNSEGDALLEYSTFNFWRAPIASIHSFELDLL